A genomic segment from Canis lupus baileyi chromosome 13, mCanLup2.hap1, whole genome shotgun sequence encodes:
- the RLIG1 gene encoding RNA ligase 1 isoform X5 translates to MRRLGSVQRKMPCVFVTEVKEEPSGQPYLWARLDRKPNKLAEKRFKNFLHSKQNSKEFFWNVEEDFKPVPECWIPAKEIEQLNGNPMPDENGHIPGWVPVEKNNKQYCWHSSVVNYEFEIALVLKHHPDDPGLLEISAVPLSDLLEQTLELIGTNINGNPYGLGSKKHPLHLLIPHGAFQIRNLPTLKHNDLLSWFEGCREGKIEGIVWHCNDGCLIKVHRHHLGLCWPIPDTYMNSKPVVINMNLNKYDHAFDTKCLFNLFSKIDNQKFGRLKDIILDV, encoded by the exons gtcagcCATATCTTTGGGCTCGGCTAGATAGAAAACCTAACAAATTAGctgagaaaagatttaaaaattttctacattcaaaacaaaactcaaaag aatttttttggaATGTTGAGGAAGACTTCAAACCTGTTCCAGAGTGCTGGATACCAGCGAAGGAAATAGAACAATTAAACGGGAATCCAATGCCTGATGAAAACGGACACATTCCTG GTTGGGTACcagtggaaaaaaacaacaaacagtaTTGCTGGCATTCCTCAGTAGTTAATTATGAATTTGAAATTGCCCTGGTACTGAAGCATCATCCTGATGATCCTGGTCTTTTGGAAATTAGTGCAGTGCCTCTCTCAGATCTCCTAGAACAAACACTAGAGCTTATAGGAACAAATATTAATGGAAACCCATATG GGTTAGGAAGCAAGAAGCATCCATTACATCTTCTTATACCACATGGGGCATTTCAGATAAGAAATCTACCCACCTTGAAGCACAATGATCTATTATCCTGGTTTGAAGGTTGCAGAGAGGGTAAAATTGAAGGAATAGTATGGCATTGCAATGACGGCTGTTTAATCAAG GTTCATCGCCATCATCTTGGTTTATGCTGGCCAATTCCAGATACTTACATGAATTCAAAACCAGTTGTTATCAACATGAATCTGAACAAGTATGACCATGCCTTTGATACTAAATGTTTGtttaatcttttttcaaaaatagataaTCAGAAATTTGGTAGACTCAAAGATATAATACTTGATGTATAA
- the RLIG1 gene encoding RNA ligase 1 isoform X2, translating to MRRLGSVQRKMPCVFVTEVKEEPSGKREQQPFKVLATETLSHKALDADIYSAIPTEKVDGTCCYITTYKGQPYLWARLDRKPNKLAEKRFKNFLHSKQNSKEFFWNVEEDFKPVPECWIPAKEIEQLNGNPMPDENGHIPGWVPVEKNNKQYCWHSSVVNYEFEIALVLKHHPDDPGLLEISAVPLSDLLEQTLELIGTNINGNPYGLGSKKHPLHLLIPHGAFQIRNLPTLKHNDLLSWFEGCREGKIEGIVWHCNDGCLIKVHRHHLGLCWPIPDTYMNSKPVVINMNLNKYDHAFDTKCLFNLFSKIDNQKFGRLKDIILDV from the exons ccATTTAAAGTTTTGGCAACTGAAACTCTAAGTCACAAGGCATTAGATGCAGATATATACAGTGCAATTCCAACAGAAAAAGTGGATGGAACATGTTGTTATATTACTACCtacaaag gtcagcCATATCTTTGGGCTCGGCTAGATAGAAAACCTAACAAATTAGctgagaaaagatttaaaaattttctacattcaaaacaaaactcaaaag aatttttttggaATGTTGAGGAAGACTTCAAACCTGTTCCAGAGTGCTGGATACCAGCGAAGGAAATAGAACAATTAAACGGGAATCCAATGCCTGATGAAAACGGACACATTCCTG GTTGGGTACcagtggaaaaaaacaacaaacagtaTTGCTGGCATTCCTCAGTAGTTAATTATGAATTTGAAATTGCCCTGGTACTGAAGCATCATCCTGATGATCCTGGTCTTTTGGAAATTAGTGCAGTGCCTCTCTCAGATCTCCTAGAACAAACACTAGAGCTTATAGGAACAAATATTAATGGAAACCCATATG GGTTAGGAAGCAAGAAGCATCCATTACATCTTCTTATACCACATGGGGCATTTCAGATAAGAAATCTACCCACCTTGAAGCACAATGATCTATTATCCTGGTTTGAAGGTTGCAGAGAGGGTAAAATTGAAGGAATAGTATGGCATTGCAATGACGGCTGTTTAATCAAG GTTCATCGCCATCATCTTGGTTTATGCTGGCCAATTCCAGATACTTACATGAATTCAAAACCAGTTGTTATCAACATGAATCTGAACAAGTATGACCATGCCTTTGATACTAAATGTTTGtttaatcttttttcaaaaatagataaTCAGAAATTTGGTAGACTCAAAGATATAATACTTGATGTATAA